In one Thermanaerovibrio velox DSM 12556 genomic region, the following are encoded:
- a CDS encoding phosphoglycerate kinase, producing the protein MPKVRTFSTDQVKGKKVFLRVDFNVPMKDGKVSDDTRIRAHLKTIQALRDAGAVVCMASHLGRPKGKRNMEFSLGPVRDELAKLTGWSIKMAEDCVGESVVEALGSLKDGEMLLLENLRFHPEEEKNDPDFARRLAEPFDVFVMDAFSAAHRAHASTRGVADHLETYAGYLMEKEIEVLSKVRDNPDAPFVLILGGAKVSDKIGVIDNMLDKVQTILIGGGMAFTFLKARGVEIGRSLCEEDKLDFAKEMMNKAAEKGISMVLPVDVVVAQEVKDGVSSAVVSSDAIPSDQMGLDIGPESVKSFAGIIEGAKTILWNGPMGVFEISAFASGTKGVAEAIARTVQNGSTSVVGGGDSAAAVAAFGMEDKVGHVSTGGGASLEFFEGRVLPGVEILLD; encoded by the coding sequence ATGCCAAAGGTAAGGACCTTTTCCACCGACCAGGTAAAAGGGAAGAAGGTCTTCCTTCGGGTGGACTTCAATGTCCCAATGAAGGATGGCAAGGTGTCCGATGATACCCGGATTCGGGCTCATCTTAAGACCATCCAGGCTCTTAGGGATGCCGGGGCGGTTGTTTGCATGGCATCCCACCTTGGAAGACCCAAGGGCAAGAGGAACATGGAGTTTTCCTTGGGGCCGGTAAGGGATGAACTGGCTAAGCTTACCGGTTGGAGTATCAAGATGGCGGAGGACTGTGTCGGCGAGTCGGTGGTGGAGGCGCTTGGCTCTCTAAAGGATGGCGAGATGCTCCTGTTGGAGAACCTTCGTTTCCATCCGGAGGAGGAGAAGAACGACCCAGATTTCGCCAGGAGGCTTGCAGAGCCCTTCGACGTGTTTGTTATGGATGCGTTCAGCGCTGCTCATAGGGCCCACGCATCCACCAGGGGTGTCGCGGATCACCTTGAAACCTATGCGGGGTACTTAATGGAAAAGGAGATAGAGGTGCTCAGCAAGGTGAGAGATAACCCGGATGCCCCCTTCGTGCTTATCTTGGGAGGGGCTAAGGTATCCGACAAGATAGGCGTTATAGACAACATGTTGGATAAGGTCCAGACCATCCTTATAGGCGGTGGCATGGCCTTTACTTTCCTCAAGGCAAGAGGCGTGGAGATAGGCAGATCCCTGTGTGAAGAGGATAAGCTTGACTTTGCCAAGGAGATGATGAACAAGGCTGCCGAAAAGGGGATATCCATGGTGCTCCCCGTTGATGTGGTGGTGGCCCAGGAAGTAAAGGATGGAGTCTCTTCGGCGGTAGTATCAAGCGACGCGATACCTTCCGATCAAATGGGTCTAGACATTGGTCCTGAGAGCGTTAAGAGCTTTGCTGGGATCATCGAGGGGGCCAAAACCATTCTTTGGAACGGCCCAATGGGGGTTTTTGAGATATCAGCTTTTGCTTCCGGCACTAAGGGGGTAGCTGAGGCTATTGCCAGGACTGTTCAAAACGGATCTACATCAGTGGTAGGTGGAGGTGACAGCGCTGCCGCGGTGGCTGCTTTCGGGATGGAGGATAAGGTAGGACATGTCTCCACCGGAGGGGGAGCCAGCTTGGAGTTCTTTGAGGGTAGGGTGTTGCCTGGAGTCGAGATCCTGTTGGATTAG
- a CDS encoding NAD(+)/NADH kinase translates to MSVVGLLFNTSKAPALRIAQRVLAWCNKRGIEVLVPPEEAVFLGVGASSDQEFLERSTLVVVIGGDGTFLRAARYTLGREIPLYGINVGRLGFLAIGSPLSAEEDLSTIMDGRYTLQTRECLKGIVIRDGEEVHELFALNDLVVTKGSFARSIDLELSIDGELVGLFPCDGFIASTPTGSTAYSLSAGGPIVPPHLSCMILAPICAHTLYSRPIVLGPNDRAVITPLCEDREVLLTQDGQLGYRLQGRDSIEVSISGAPKVYTISLPDRSYYSLLRDKLRWGRCAFDPGGDESC, encoded by the coding sequence ATGAGCGTGGTGGGGTTGTTGTTCAACACAAGCAAGGCTCCCGCTCTGAGGATAGCTCAGCGGGTACTTGCTTGGTGTAATAAGCGAGGCATAGAGGTGCTGGTACCTCCAGAGGAAGCGGTTTTTTTAGGGGTTGGTGCGTCATCTGACCAAGAATTCCTTGAAAGATCAACTCTGGTGGTTGTAATAGGAGGAGATGGCACGTTCCTTCGGGCCGCCAGGTATACGTTAGGACGGGAGATACCCCTTTATGGCATAAACGTTGGACGCCTTGGATTCCTTGCGATAGGCAGTCCCCTTAGCGCGGAGGAAGATCTATCCACCATTATGGATGGCAGGTACACCTTACAGACTAGGGAATGTCTGAAGGGCATAGTCATCAGGGATGGCGAAGAGGTTCATGAACTCTTTGCACTCAATGACTTGGTTGTTACAAAGGGATCATTTGCGAGGTCAATAGACCTGGAGCTATCCATAGATGGGGAGCTGGTAGGTTTATTTCCTTGTGACGGGTTTATAGCGTCAACACCCACCGGCTCTACCGCGTATTCTTTATCGGCTGGTGGTCCTATAGTACCTCCTCATCTATCGTGCATGATACTTGCTCCCATCTGTGCTCATACACTGTACTCCAGGCCTATCGTGCTGGGACCCAACGATAGGGCCGTGATAACCCCTCTCTGTGAGGATAGGGAGGTCTTGCTTACTCAGGATGGTCAGTTGGGCTATAGGCTTCAAGGGAGGGACAGCATAGAGGTGTCCATATCCGGAGCCCCAAAGGTGTACACTATATCCCTTCCCGATCGGAGCTACTACTCGTTGTTACGGGACAAACTTCGATGGGGTAGATGTGCCTTTGATCCTGGGGGAGATGAATCTTGCTGA
- the nadD gene encoding nicotinate-nucleotide adenylyltransferase, protein MDRLENDSDLSRPDERRIGVMGGTFDPIHYGHLLAAEEARSRIGLSEVIFVPTGYPPHKDTSRISHQEDRFKMTSLAVAGNSSFKVSRIEIDTPGPHHTVDTILALKSLFPKGSSFYFITGLDSILQLLTWKEPFLLASLCTLIAVSRPGYNVNKILDLPEQIRKAILPLEIPLLAISSTNIRRRLRDGMSIRYLTPDTVVDYIMRKRLYLD, encoded by the coding sequence ATGGACAGGCTAGAAAACGATTCGGATCTGTCAAGGCCTGACGAGCGGAGGATCGGCGTAATGGGTGGGACCTTTGATCCCATCCATTACGGTCATCTTTTGGCAGCAGAAGAGGCTCGATCTAGAATAGGGCTTAGCGAGGTCATATTTGTTCCAACTGGATACCCTCCACATAAGGATACTAGTCGAATATCCCATCAAGAGGATAGGTTCAAGATGACTTCCCTTGCGGTGGCGGGTAACAGCAGTTTTAAGGTTTCCAGGATAGAGATAGACACACCTGGTCCTCATCATACCGTTGATACCATCCTAGCACTTAAGTCTCTTTTCCCCAAGGGCTCTTCATTTTATTTTATAACCGGATTGGACTCTATACTTCAACTCCTTACATGGAAGGAGCCTTTTTTATTGGCATCTCTTTGTACTTTAATTGCGGTAAGCAGGCCAGGGTATAATGTGAATAAGATTTTGGATTTGCCGGAGCAGATAAGAAAGGCCATTTTGCCCTTGGAGATTCCGTTGCTTGCCATATCCAGCACGAACATCAGGAGACGGCTCAGGGACGGTATGAGCATAAGGTATCTTACGCCTGATACTGTCGTAGACTACATAATGCGCAAGAGGCTTTACTTAGATTAA
- the rpmA gene encoding 50S ribosomal protein L27, with protein sequence MILVFDIQFFAHKKGQGSSSNGRDSNPKYLGLKRTDGEVVKAGTIIVRQRGTKYRPGVNVGRGKDDTLFALKDGVVKFQTKADRKFVAVVPC encoded by the coding sequence ATGATCTTAGTTTTTGATATTCAATTCTTTGCCCATAAGAAGGGGCAGGGGAGCAGTTCAAACGGCAGGGATAGCAACCCAAAGTATCTTGGTCTTAAGAGAACTGATGGTGAAGTGGTCAAGGCGGGTACCATAATCGTCCGTCAGAGGGGTACTAAGTACCGTCCTGGGGTTAACGTGGGTAGGGGTAAGGACGATACCTTGTTTGCCCTGAAGGATGGGGTTGTTAAGTTCCAGACCAAGGCGGATCGCAAGTTCGTAGCCGTGGTACCCTGTTGA
- a CDS encoding LCP family protein, with product MRLRNMFLAALLVLVSFAAGAYVRFRSEVSAPVEKIKDTISEDMGKKLTGSLNILLLGEDNVDGSRRTDSIALVFLDLDANTVKVVSLPRDTRVNIPGHGFQKLNHSYAFGGVDLLKSTVMSNLGIPIHYYVLLDYSSFARMVDSIGGVDVYVPKKMRYVDRAGGLNINLEKGLQHLDGERSLHFVRFRHDAMGDIGRVQRQQEFIKAILSKLKSPEMVTKVPQFVREAISIIKTDMPLSVALQLGGFLSDIDKSNILFTMMPGKPSYIKGVSYWLPEMEGFKRICAMSVKELSNPDGASMDLVANYGVQISTASDRDIYSDKRTSLQGGPSEASEDDIRTLVKNITVPVAILNGTGKKGLGQIASETFQKMGIEVIYTGNAKHFDYRASMVLYPEGANQDTIRAAKNMAKLCGIRDSMVRSGRQAMFASLVLGGDYGKIFGSLDEARKYLDSH from the coding sequence ATGAGACTAAGAAATATGTTCTTAGCAGCCCTTTTAGTGCTTGTTTCTTTCGCCGCTGGAGCATATGTGCGGTTCCGTTCGGAGGTTTCTGCGCCGGTAGAGAAGATAAAGGATACCATCTCCGAGGACATGGGGAAGAAGCTGACGGGTTCACTGAACATTCTTTTGCTTGGGGAGGATAACGTGGACGGCTCCAGGCGAACCGATAGCATCGCCCTTGTGTTTTTAGACTTGGATGCTAATACTGTTAAGGTGGTTTCGTTGCCAAGGGATACCAGGGTCAATATACCAGGTCACGGGTTTCAAAAACTAAATCATTCCTACGCTTTCGGCGGTGTAGACCTGCTTAAGTCAACGGTGATGTCAAACCTGGGCATACCTATACACTACTATGTTTTATTGGACTACAGCAGTTTCGCCAGGATGGTGGATTCCATCGGCGGTGTAGACGTATACGTACCTAAGAAAATGCGGTATGTTGATAGGGCAGGAGGGCTCAACATAAACTTGGAGAAGGGGCTTCAGCATTTGGATGGGGAGAGATCCCTTCACTTTGTGCGGTTCCGCCACGATGCTATGGGTGACATTGGCAGGGTGCAGCGTCAGCAGGAATTTATCAAGGCTATTCTGAGCAAGCTTAAGAGCCCTGAGATGGTTACGAAGGTGCCACAGTTCGTAAGGGAGGCCATAAGCATCATAAAGACCGACATGCCACTTTCGGTGGCACTGCAGCTCGGTGGTTTTTTAAGTGATATAGATAAGAGTAATATCCTCTTCACAATGATGCCAGGCAAGCCAAGTTACATAAAGGGAGTGAGTTATTGGCTCCCCGAGATGGAAGGTTTCAAGCGTATATGTGCTATGAGTGTGAAGGAGCTATCCAACCCCGATGGGGCTTCCATGGATCTTGTCGCCAACTACGGGGTACAAATCTCAACTGCTTCGGACAGGGATATTTACAGCGATAAAAGGACAAGCCTCCAAGGGGGCCCGAGTGAGGCATCGGAAGATGACATCAGAACTCTTGTTAAAAACATAACTGTACCGGTGGCGATTCTTAACGGAACTGGGAAGAAGGGCTTAGGACAGATCGCCTCGGAGACATTTCAGAAGATGGGCATAGAGGTTATATACACGGGCAACGCTAAACACTTTGATTACAGAGCTAGCATGGTCCTCTACCCAGAAGGGGCAAACCAAGACACCATAAGGGCTGCTAAGAACATGGCTAAGCTATGCGGGATAAGGGATTCGATGGTACGATCAGGTCGTCAAGCGATGTTCGCAAGCCTGGTCTTAGGAGGAGACTATGGAAAGATCTTTGGGAGCCTGGATGAAGCGAGGAAGTACTTGGACTCTCATTGA
- the cgtA gene encoding Obg family GTPase CgtA produces the protein MEICSWQPRGGRGGRGNRVFASSLRKAPRFAEKGYPGDSRELLLELRMIADLGMVGAPNAGKSSLLKSLSEANPKIAPYPFTTLTPNLGVLADHRHRLVIADIPGLIEGAHENRGLGIAFLRHIQRTRMLIHVLDISSGDLDLIVKDWSTIRAEMEAFDRSILDKPCMIVGNKLDLLSEETRNHLLPLTKEFFTEKQMRFVALSALSGENIDQLVEEILRFADENPTPIYTPRVTAVEVSRDTKSRDFKSMRHRSVHVLREADGVYRVVHPHLEDAVLRYNFDHEENLVRFGRLLRSYMVDDLLLSAGAKEGDTVLIGSVEFNFNPDLDAVEEIEGQEISPSKDEDPDGDK, from the coding sequence ATGGAGATATGTTCCTGGCAGCCGAGGGGGGGCAGGGGTGGAAGGGGCAATAGGGTTTTTGCCAGCTCCTTAAGAAAGGCTCCTCGGTTTGCGGAGAAGGGCTATCCTGGAGATTCTAGGGAACTGCTTCTAGAGCTAAGGATGATAGCGGACCTTGGAATGGTGGGGGCTCCAAACGCGGGTAAGTCTAGCCTGCTAAAAAGTCTAAGTGAAGCTAATCCCAAGATAGCCCCTTATCCTTTTACCACCCTTACCCCTAACCTCGGAGTGCTAGCAGACCATAGACATCGGCTTGTAATTGCAGATATCCCTGGTTTAATAGAGGGGGCTCACGAGAATAGGGGGCTTGGCATAGCCTTTTTGAGGCATATCCAGAGAACCAGGATGTTGATCCATGTGTTGGACATATCCTCCGGGGATTTAGACCTCATTGTTAAGGATTGGAGCACCATAAGAGCCGAGATGGAGGCTTTTGATCGGTCCATATTGGATAAACCGTGTATGATCGTCGGTAATAAACTAGACCTTTTGTCGGAGGAGACCAGAAATCACCTGTTACCCCTTACAAAGGAGTTTTTCACCGAAAAACAGATGCGTTTTGTAGCCTTAAGCGCCCTCTCGGGAGAGAACATTGATCAATTGGTGGAAGAGATACTGCGTTTTGCCGATGAGAACCCAACTCCCATTTATACCCCAAGGGTAACAGCCGTAGAGGTTTCCCGTGACACAAAGAGCCGGGACTTCAAGTCCATGCGCCATCGCAGTGTTCATGTTCTAAGGGAAGCCGATGGGGTATACAGAGTGGTTCACCCACACCTTGAGGACGCAGTTTTGCGATACAATTTCGATCACGAGGAAAACCTAGTGAGGTTTGGTAGGTTATTGCGTTCCTACATGGTTGATGATCTTCTTTTAAGTGCAGGGGCTAAAGAAGGGGACACGGTGTTAATAGGCTCCGTGGAGTTTAACTTCAACCCCGATTTAGATGCCGTTGAAGAAATTGAAGGACAGGAGATCTCGCCTTCCAAAGACGAGGATCCCGATGGTGATAAATGA
- the tpiA gene encoding triose-phosphate isomerase — protein MLRPHIVAGNWKMHKGIEEAEAFVRGLERTLDSPDRSGLAELLEEDLLEVLVYPTALCIHSCLISRSTEMVKIGAQNGHWEEKGAYTGEISISALIKEGCDYVLIGHSERRTLFGETDEQVAKKVASVEALGGKAMVCVGELLSQRESGETFNVVRSQVEQALGGRSSDFVAQRLAIAYEPVWAIGTGKTASAQDAQEVCSYIREVVRSLMPNAADSVRVLYGGSVKVDNTFDILKERDIDGLLVGGASLDLEGFTGILNEAYRAMAAKGFGKKL, from the coding sequence ATGTTGAGGCCTCACATTGTGGCGGGTAACTGGAAGATGCACAAAGGGATAGAGGAAGCGGAGGCTTTCGTAAGGGGATTGGAGAGGACCTTGGATTCACCGGATAGGAGCGGCCTTGCAGAACTTTTGGAAGAGGATCTCCTGGAGGTGCTAGTATATCCAACTGCCCTATGCATTCATAGTTGCCTGATAAGCCGCTCAACTGAAATGGTTAAGATCGGTGCCCAGAACGGTCATTGGGAGGAAAAAGGAGCATATACTGGTGAAATCAGCATCAGTGCTCTTATAAAGGAGGGATGTGATTACGTCCTTATAGGACATAGTGAAAGGCGAACCCTGTTTGGAGAAACCGATGAACAGGTGGCGAAGAAGGTGGCTTCCGTTGAGGCCCTTGGTGGGAAGGCCATGGTGTGCGTTGGGGAGTTGCTGTCACAACGGGAGTCCGGGGAAACCTTCAACGTTGTGAGGTCACAGGTCGAGCAGGCGCTGGGTGGGCGGTCTAGCGACTTCGTGGCCCAAAGGCTTGCGATTGCATACGAACCAGTATGGGCCATAGGTACCGGTAAAACCGCCAGTGCTCAAGATGCACAGGAAGTATGCTCCTACATAAGGGAGGTTGTAAGGTCCTTGATGCCAAATGCGGCAGATTCAGTCAGGGTCTTATATGGAGGCAGCGTAAAGGTTGACAACACCTTCGATATTCTAAAAGAAAGGGACATCGACGGGTTGCTTGTCGGTGGCGCATCCCTGGATCTGGAGGGTTTTACTGGCATACTTAACGAGGCGTATCGTGCCATGGCCGCTAAGGGTTTTGGCAAGAAGCTCTAG
- a CDS encoding ribosomal-processing cysteine protease Prp, with protein MTRVTFFFKGGLIVGFEAVGHSGAAARGEDVVCAAVSTLLQALELGMIQVVGVKNPDFQVDPRKPLRRMVWGQLEGEGWRVLVETVRLSLKSLASSYPKYIVVSEVERNDLSF; from the coding sequence ATGACCAGGGTCACGTTCTTTTTTAAGGGCGGTTTGATAGTTGGTTTTGAGGCGGTTGGGCACTCAGGGGCCGCAGCAAGAGGTGAGGACGTGGTATGTGCCGCTGTTTCCACCTTGCTTCAAGCTTTAGAGTTGGGCATGATCCAGGTGGTAGGAGTTAAAAACCCCGATTTTCAGGTGGATCCCCGCAAGCCGCTCAGGCGGATGGTATGGGGTCAGCTGGAAGGAGAGGGCTGGAGGGTTCTGGTGGAAACGGTTAGGCTCTCGTTGAAGTCTTTGGCGTCCTCGTATCCTAAGTACATAGTCGTTTCGGAGGTGGAGCGAAATGATCTTAGTTTTTGA
- the rsfS gene encoding ribosome silencing factor encodes MKDKLVVPGREAASIDEIKSTEDSESLFKRYRPLGIRLIDKHAKDVDFIDVRDTLGVADLFVVVTALNDIHMEALEAEAEEFLEDHFESVRKEGKESRRWRLLDAGDVVVHIFSKDARDFYRIERIWGDSPVLRFEDPDE; translated from the coding sequence TTGAAGGACAAATTAGTAGTACCAGGCAGGGAAGCGGCTTCTATCGATGAGATTAAAAGCACAGAGGACTCGGAAAGTCTCTTTAAGCGGTATCGCCCCCTTGGCATAAGGCTTATCGATAAGCACGCCAAGGATGTGGATTTCATAGATGTTCGAGATACGTTAGGGGTAGCAGATCTATTTGTAGTTGTAACTGCACTCAATGACATACACATGGAAGCGTTGGAGGCGGAAGCAGAGGAATTTCTGGAGGATCACTTTGAGTCCGTAAGGAAAGAAGGTAAGGAAAGCAGGCGCTGGAGGCTTCTGGATGCGGGCGACGTGGTAGTTCACATATTTTCTAAGGACGCAAGAGACTTCTATCGGATAGAACGTATATGGGGAGATTCTCCAGTTCTTAGGTTTGAGGACCCGGACGAATGA
- the rplU gene encoding 50S ribosomal protein L21, whose amino-acid sequence MYAIVETGGKQYRVKQGDKIRVELLKADEGSSVCLDKVLFVSKDDSILVGSPYVDGAKVTAKVLGHGKEDKVIVFKYRRKKNYRRFRGHRQHYTDLMVEDITL is encoded by the coding sequence ATGTACGCGATAGTAGAGACCGGTGGTAAGCAGTACAGGGTAAAGCAAGGAGATAAGATAAGGGTTGAGTTGCTGAAGGCAGACGAGGGCTCTTCTGTTTGCCTTGATAAGGTCCTCTTCGTTTCAAAGGATGATTCTATATTGGTAGGCAGCCCCTACGTTGACGGGGCCAAGGTAACCGCTAAGGTTCTTGGTCACGGCAAAGAGGACAAGGTTATAGTTTTCAAGTATCGTAGGAAGAAGAACTATAGGCGCTTTAGGGGGCACCGGCAGCACTATACCGACCTCATGGTGGAGGATATCACGCTCTAG
- a CDS encoding TlyA family RNA methyltransferase, whose product MKSQRIRLDSLLVRRGVATSREEAKRLIEAGVVRIDGVVASKPSCMAAMTSTVDVVEISKEEKWVSRGAYKLLRGLDMFQVSPFNLVCVDVGASTGGFTQVLLRRGASRVYSVDVGYGQLAWSLRNHPRVVVLERTNARSLSREVIPEPCGLGVCDVSFISLKLILPSLFSVMDPIGHVIALVKPQFEVGRERVGKRGVVRDPLLHKEVLSDMTAFINDNTKWRVAGMTHSPIRGPEGNIEFLFHVVAAHGDDVDYQLIDIDEVVSLAHRDAR is encoded by the coding sequence ATGAAATCTCAAAGGATTAGGCTAGACTCCCTTTTGGTGAGGCGAGGAGTTGCCACATCCAGGGAGGAAGCAAAGAGGTTGATAGAAGCAGGGGTTGTAAGGATAGATGGCGTTGTAGCCTCAAAACCATCTTGCATGGCTGCTATGACATCAACGGTGGACGTCGTTGAAATTTCCAAGGAAGAAAAATGGGTGAGCCGGGGAGCTTACAAGCTTTTGCGGGGATTGGATATGTTCCAGGTTAGCCCGTTTAACCTGGTATGCGTTGACGTAGGGGCCTCCACGGGAGGTTTTACGCAGGTTTTGCTAAGGCGAGGGGCTTCAAGGGTGTACTCAGTAGATGTGGGGTACGGTCAATTGGCATGGTCCTTAAGGAATCATCCCAGGGTAGTTGTTTTGGAGAGGACTAACGCAAGATCCTTATCTAGGGAGGTAATACCGGAGCCATGTGGTCTAGGGGTTTGCGACGTGTCCTTCATATCGTTGAAGCTGATACTTCCAAGCCTCTTTTCCGTTATGGACCCGATTGGTCACGTCATAGCCTTGGTAAAGCCACAGTTCGAGGTGGGACGAGAGAGAGTTGGCAAGAGAGGGGTAGTGCGAGATCCTTTGTTGCACAAAGAGGTCCTGTCGGATATGACGGCTTTCATCAATGATAACACTAAGTGGAGGGTGGCGGGTATGACCCATTCCCCTATAAGAGGCCCGGAGGGGAACATAGAGTTTCTCTTCCATGTAGTGGCAGCTCATGGGGATGATGTAGATTATCAGCTGATTGATATAGATGAGGTGGTCTCTTTGGCCCATCGTGATGCCCGATGA
- a CDS encoding AAA family ATPase — translation MLKRLSVRNICGIASADLCIGGRFVAITGESGSGKSSLVRSLELVAGKRSSNALIRSSSTSGEVDAEFSFRGGTVNIRRIISSEGRNRIFLGGNQVSLSDLILNLGNRIQIQSQFSHLCLLDEDAFMEILDSFGGSSMRSLRDQMKSAYEDARSAALELERLKREFERCQRDQAIIEPLLVELRRLNPFPGCVQIWESEAKRIRDSMQELRAVEEAMDMLHHREGSAADIIGSTLSSLSSKLPSSDRKEEITRRLSEALDALGAAIADLRSWEGIDAVDEMEAKADELEDKLGSLRQLMRKLHLDSDEDITDFLNEAEQRSRWLIEAESRLSSLSGKVAALKKKAYETAMELREFRGALAESFSGEVSLNLEALGMDGIKFSVSREPLKKIGPSGADRVLFLMGTEGSDLYPISKRASGGELSRILLAIQCAMKDRWSPECIVFDEVEAGLGGRSALLAGLKLKELSKAGQVILITHEATLAAMGDQHLVVRRKGDITEVLDISGEERVAEIARMLSGEAHEDAMRHARFLLEKYGAETVVDVD, via the coding sequence TTGCTGAAGCGGCTATCGGTGCGCAACATATGTGGGATAGCCTCCGCAGATCTGTGCATAGGCGGAAGGTTTGTGGCGATAACCGGGGAGAGCGGGTCGGGCAAAAGCAGTCTTGTCCGTTCTCTGGAGTTGGTTGCTGGTAAGAGGTCAAGCAACGCACTGATAAGGTCATCCAGCACCAGTGGAGAAGTTGACGCAGAATTTTCTTTTCGTGGCGGTACCGTCAATATCAGGAGGATCATATCTTCTGAGGGTAGAAACAGGATCTTTCTGGGGGGTAACCAGGTTAGCCTATCGGATCTCATCCTGAACCTGGGCAACAGAATTCAGATACAAAGTCAGTTTTCCCACCTGTGTCTTTTGGATGAGGACGCTTTTATGGAAATATTAGATTCGTTCGGTGGTTCTTCGATGAGATCCCTTAGGGATCAAATGAAATCTGCTTACGAGGATGCCAGGAGCGCGGCTTTGGAGCTTGAGAGGCTCAAGCGGGAGTTTGAGCGGTGCCAAAGGGACCAGGCGATAATAGAACCACTGCTTGTTGAACTTAGGAGGCTAAATCCATTCCCAGGATGTGTTCAGATCTGGGAATCAGAGGCAAAAAGGATAAGAGACTCAATGCAAGAGCTTAGAGCGGTGGAAGAGGCCATGGATATGCTCCATCATAGAGAGGGGTCCGCAGCGGACATCATAGGCAGCACATTGAGTTCCCTGTCATCAAAGCTTCCAAGCTCCGACAGGAAAGAGGAAATCACCAGGAGGCTTTCTGAGGCCCTGGATGCCTTAGGAGCCGCAATAGCGGATCTTAGAAGCTGGGAAGGCATTGATGCCGTTGATGAGATGGAAGCCAAGGCAGATGAATTGGAAGACAAGCTTGGAAGCTTAAGGCAGCTGATGAGGAAACTTCACCTGGACAGCGACGAAGATATAACGGATTTTTTAAACGAAGCCGAACAGCGATCCCGATGGCTAATAGAGGCGGAATCCCGACTCAGCTCGCTTAGCGGAAAAGTTGCTGCACTTAAAAAAAAGGCATATGAAACCGCTATGGAGCTAAGAGAGTTTAGGGGGGCGCTTGCTGAGTCATTCAGCGGGGAGGTATCTCTAAACCTAGAGGCTCTGGGAATGGATGGGATCAAATTCAGTGTTTCCAGGGAGCCGCTAAAAAAGATAGGCCCGTCAGGGGCCGATAGAGTCCTCTTTCTAATGGGCACCGAGGGATCTGATTTATATCCCATATCTAAGAGAGCGTCTGGAGGGGAACTAAGTCGTATTTTGCTTGCAATTCAGTGTGCCATGAAGGACCGTTGGTCCCCGGAGTGTATAGTATTCGACGAGGTGGAAGCGGGGCTTGGGGGAAGATCTGCCCTTTTAGCTGGACTGAAGTTGAAAGAGTTATCTAAAGCTGGTCAAGTCATACTAATAACCCATGAGGCTACTCTTGCTGCTATGGGGGACCAACATCTTGTGGTTAGGAGGAAAGGGGATATCACCGAGGTCTTAGATATTTCCGGAGAAGAACGTGTGGCGGAGATAGCTCGAATGCTATCCGGTGAAGCCCATGAAGATGCCATGAGGCACGCCAGGTTCCTTCTGGAGAAGTACGGCGCTGAGACCGTGGTTGACGTTGACTAA